CGCTTGCAGCCATTCCACGCCATAGACATCGCGCTCGGACCGCACGCCGAAGTACAGGTGGATGGGGTTGCCCATGCCGGCGGCAACCACGCCGCGAACGATGGACAAAATCGGCGCCAGCCCTGTGCCGCCTGCTACGCACAGCATGGGCCCTGTGTGTTGGCGGCGCAGGTAGGCAGAGCCCATCGGACCGCTCACGCGCACCGTATCGCCCACGCGAAGCTCGTTCGCCACATAGCCGGTGACACGGCCTTGCGGGACCAGTCGAACGTGGAACTCCAGCATGTCGTCCTGGGGTGTGCCCGCCATGGAATAGGGCCGCACATGCGCTGGCGTGAACTGCAGCTGCGCATACTGGCCGGGCGAAAAATCGAGTGCTTTAGCGGGCTGGAGAACCAGCCGCTTGATGTCGTGGGTGGGATCTTCTATGGCCACCACCGTGGCCTTGATGATGCGTGCCGTGTGCACGACCACTTCGTCGGGTTCGGGGATCTCTACCGTGCAGGGCTCCGTCACGAAGGTCTGGCAGGCCAGGACGTAGGAGTCTTGTGCCGTCAGCGGTTGCTGGACCTCGCGCCCTGAGTCGAGCACCTGTCCTGCCACGATCTTGCAGCGGCAGGTGCCGCACCGCCCGGCCATGCAGCTGTGTGAAATCGGCACATCGTTGTTGCGCAACGCGTCGAGCAGATTGGCGCCAGGAGCGACGTTGAGCGTGCGCTGCAAGGGGCGTACGTGGATTTCCATCGTCCGTTGTCTCGGGTGTTGTCTCTGATGTTTTTGTGGGTCGATTCCCCGGGAAGGGGTCGATGGAGGCGATGATCAGATCGGCGAGAAAATCAGTCAACGCGATGATGTGAATGTTGAATATCATCCAAATCAATAGTTACGGATGCAATCGATGGAGCTGAAGGACATTGATCTGAATCTTCTGGTGGTCTTCAACCAGCTCCTGGCCGAACGCAAGGTTTCCAAGGTGGCGGAAAACCTGGGCCTTGGCCAGCCTGCGGTGAGCAATGCGCTGGCGCGGCTGCGCAAGCTGTTTGACGACGAGCTGTTCACCCGCACGGCCAGCGGCATGCAGCCCACGCCGTTTGCAGAACAACTGGCGGAATCGGTGGGGTATGCGCTGGGCATGATTCATGGAGCCGTGAACGCCAGAAACACGTTCGACCCGCGCACCAGCAAACGCAGCTTCACCGTCGGCATGACGGACATTGGCGAGATCTACTTTCTGCCGCAACTGATGCAGCGCATCGAAGAAGTCGCGCCCTCGGTCACCATCAGCACCGTGCGCAATACGGCCACCAACCTGAAGGACGCCATGGAGTCGGGCCAGGTGGACCTGGCCGTGGGCCTGCTGCCGCAGCTGAAGGCGGGCTTTTTTCAGCGCCGTCTGTTCGAGCAGAACTACGTCTGCATGTTTCGCAAAGGCCATCGGCTGGATCAGAAAAAGATCCGCCTGCAGGACTTCTTCGGTGCGGACCATGTGGCCATCGTCTCTGCGGGCACCGGCCATGGGCAGGTGGACGAGATACTGGACAACCACTCGCCGCAGCGGCAGGTGAAACTCAAAGTGCCTCACTTCGTTGCCGTGGGCCACATCTTGCAGTCCACCGATCTGGTGGCCACGGTGCCGGAGCGGCTGGCCGAGCGCATGGCCGTCCCCTTTGAACTGCGGTACCTGGCGCACCCGGTCAAGCTGCCCAAAATCGCCATCAACATGTTCTGGCACGCCAAGTTCCACAAGGACCCGGCGAACCAGTGGCTGCGCTCGCTGGTTTTTGACCTCCATGCGGACGCTTCCAAAGGCGCCAAGGGTTAGCACCATCCTTCTCGCGTTGGGTGAGGTGCGGCAGAGCGGGCACGTCGCCTGCGCTTTCCTGCTCTCCTACGCACACCTGGCGCCGCTGCTGGCGCTTGGGGTGTCTGTGCGTTGCTATAGTGCGGCGCACACCGGCGGCATGTTGGCCGCTTTTTTACGACCCATCCCAAGGACTCTTCATGGCCACTGGCAGCCTGCTTGCTTTGCTCGACGACATCGCCACCATCCTCGACGACGTGGCCTTGATGACCAAGGTGGCGGCCAAGAAGAGCGCTGCCATGGCCGACGATGTGTCGGTGATGACCAAGGTGGCCGCGCAGAAGACGGCGGGCGTGCTGGGGGATGATCTGGCACTCAATGCCCAGCAGGTGACCGGCGTGCGCGCCGAGCGCGAGATTCCGGTGGTGTGGGCGGTGGCCAAGGGCTCGCTCATCAACAAGGTCATCCTGGTGCCTGCCGCGTTGCTGATCAGCGCCTTTGCGCCCTGGGCCGTGACGCCGCTGCTGATGGTGGGGGGCGCCTTTCTGTGCTTTGAAGGCTTTGAAAAGGTGGCGCACAAGCTGCTGCACGCGCAGCACGAGGACGAGGCCGAACGCGAGAGCCATGCCAAGGCCAATGCCAACCCAGCGGTGGATCTGGTGGCGTTTGAAAAGGACAAGATCAAGGGCGCCGTGCGCACCGACTTCATCCTGTCGGCCGAAATCATCGCGATCACGCTGGGCACCGTGGCCTCCGCGCCCTTTGTGCAGCAGTTGACCGTGCTGTCGGGCATCGCGGTCATCATGACCATCGGTGTGTATGGGCTGGTGGCGGGCATCGTCAAGCTGGACGACCTGGGCCTGTGGCTCAGCAATAAGGCCAGCAGCGCGGCGCGTGCCTTGGGCGCGGGCATCTTGCGCGCGGCGCCCTGGCTGATGAAGGGGCTGTCGATTGCAGGCACCGCTGCCATGTTCCTGGTGGGCGGCGGCATTCTGGTGCACGGAGTGCCGGTGCTGCACCACGCGGTCGAGGCTACAGGTACGGCGGCCGCGCAGTGGCCGTTGGGCGGGCTGTGGGCGGTGCTGGTGCCCAACCTGCTGAACGCCGTGGTGGGCATCGTGGCGGGTGGCCTGGTGCTGGCCGGGGTGACGCTGGTGCAGCGCCTGCGGGGCAAGTCCACAGCCTGATAGTGGGTATTCCTTGATCTAGGTCTAAGGGTTACTACCGATGGCTTGAGGTAAGGCAAGGCCGGGTGGGGGCCGCAGCGGTTCAATGCATGCACGGGGGTCGTCCCCGTCCAACCGATGCGAAATACCATGAAAAAGAACCTGCTGGCTGTCGCCGTTCTCTGTGCCCTCTCTTCTGGCGCTGCCCTGGCGCAACAGGCTGAAGGCCCCTGGATGGTCCGTGCACGCGCGGTGCACCTGGACAGCGCCAACAAGGACAGCACGCCGCTGGGCCTGTCGGTCAACAACAAGACCATCCCTGAAGTGGATGTGACCTACTTCTTCAACAAGAACATCGCGGCCGAGCTGATCCTCACGGTGCCGCAAAAGCACACGCTCAGCGCTGGTGGCGCCGCTATCGGCACCCTCAAGCACCTGCCTCCCACACTGCTGGCGCAGTACCACTTTGACGCCCCTGGCTTCAAGCCCTATGTGGGCGCGGGCCTGAACTACACGCGCTTCTCCAGCGTGAACCTGCCCGCAGGCGTGAGCATTGACCGCAACAGCTTCGGCCCCGCGCTGCAAGTGGGCGTGGACATTCCGCTGGCCAAGAACCTGTACCTCAACTTCGACGTGAAAAAGGTTTTCATCAAGACCGACGTGAGCGCAGGCGGTGCCAAGCTGGGCACCTTCAAGGTAGACCCCGTTCTGGTGGGCGTGGGTCTGGGCTGGCGCTTCTAAGGGCACAGGGCCCAGGCGGGCCCTGCGTTCCTGACGATAAAGTTCTCCAAGGGTCTGAAGGGCTGGCGCGTGCGCCAGCCCTTTTTTTTGGCAGGTGCGGAAATGGCCTACACACGGCTGTCAGCGAGGCAACGCACAATGGGGAGAGGGGCAGGGGAGCGCGTGGGGTGTGCCGCAAGGCGGGCATCCCAGGCGCCTCTGCTTTTGACCCACCGGCGGCGCTGCCGCACCAACGTCTTGACGACCCATGCTCCTGCCTCGCTATTCCGACATCACGCACGGGCTTACTCAGCGGCCCGCACGCATCTCCCCCAAGTACTTTTACGACCAGCACGGCTCCCAGCTGTTTGAGGCCATCACGCGCCTGCCGGAGTACTACCCCACGCGCACCGAGATGGCGCTGATGCAGGCGCATGCGGACAGCATTGCCCATGCCATTGGCCCGGGGCGCACCCTGATCGAGCTGGGCGCAGGCAACTGCCAGAAGGCCCGCACCCTGTGCCGCCTGGTGCAGCCGGCCTGTTTTGTGGGCGTGGACATTTCGGCGGATTTTCTGGAGCAGGCGGTGCAGGGGCTGCGCGATGAGTTTCCGGCGCTGGATGCCCGCGCGCTGGCGGGTGACATGACGCTGGGTGTGTCACTGCCCGACGACATTCCCCGCACCGGGCGCCTGGTGTTCTACCCGGGCTCGTCCATCGGCAACTTCGACCCGCCGCACGCGCTGGATCTGCTGGCCCACATGCGCGAACTGGTGGACGATGATGGTGGTCTGCTGATCGGCATCGATTTGCCCAAGGACGTGGCGGTGCTCGAAGCCGCCTACGACGATGCCGCAGGGGTCACTGCCGAGTTCAACCGCAATGTGCTGCGGCATGTGAACCGCCTGATCGGCAGCGACTTTGACGTAGCGCAGTGGCAGCATCGCGCGTTCTTCAACACCGAGGCGTCGCGCATCGAGATGCACCTGGAGGCGGCCTCTGACACCGAGGTATGCTGGCCCGGCGGCGGTCGCAGGTTCGACCGGGGTGAGCGCATCCACACCGAGAACAGCTACAAGTACCCGCTGCCCGTGTTCACCGACATGCTCGCGCGCGCCGGCTTTGAGCAGGCCCAGGCGTGGACGGACGAGCGGGGCTGGTTTGCAGTGGTCCACGCCCGTCCTTGACCGGTGGTATTCATGACCGTGACATCCCCCGCATTCGACACGCTGCTGGCGCGCTACACCGCCGTGCGCGGCCGCTCGCTGGCCCTGGCGGCCCCGCTGTCGCCCGAGGACTGCGCCGCGCAGTCCATGCCTGATGCCAGCCCCACCAAATGGCACCTGGCCCACACCACCTGGTTCTTTGAGACCTTTATGCTTGAGGCCCACGAGCCCGGTTTCCAGCCGTTTGCACCGGCGTTCCGTGTGCTGTTCAACTCCTACTACAACGGTGTGGGCGCCAAGCACCCGCGCCCGCAGCGCGGGCTGCTCACGCGGCCATCGCTGGACGAGGTGCTCGCCTACCGGGCCAACGTGGACGCCCGCATGGCGCGCCTGTGGCCCACCGTGGCGCACGACGACGCGCTGCGCGGCCTGATCGAGCTGGGCCTGCAGCATGAGCAGCAGCACCAGGAGCTGATACTCACCGACATCCTGCACCTGCTGTCCTGCAACCCCTTGTTTCCCGCCTATGCCAAGGCGTCTGACGCTGTGGCGCTGGAGCCCGCCGGGGCGCTGGCGTGGCACTCGTTTGACGCGGGGCTGACCGACATCGGCCACGCAGGCAGCGGCTTTGCCTTTGACAACGAGGGCCCGCGCCATCGGGTGTATCTGCACCCGTATGCACTGGCCTCGCGGCTGTTAACGCAGGCCGAGTACCTGGCGTTTGTGGAAGCGGGCGGCTACCGCAACCCGCTGCTCTGGCTGGCCGAAGGCTGGGACTGGCGGGCGGCGCAGGGCCTGGAGCAGCCGCTGTACTGGCATCGCATCGACGGCGCCTGGCACCACTTTACGCTGGCGGGGCTGCAGCCGCTGCAGGGCGAGCAGCCAGTGGTACATCTGTCGTACTACGAGGCCGATGCCTACGCGCGCTGGGTGGGCGCGCGCCTGCCCACCGAAGCCGAATGGGAGCATGCGGCCGCGCAGGGTACCGCAGGCACGGCGCAATGGCACGGCGCTGCGTGGCAGTGGACGCAGTCCAGCTACGCGCCATACCCGGGCTTTCGGGTGGCGGACGGCGCCGTGGGTGAGTACAACGGCAAGTTCATGGTCAACCAGTACGTGCTGCGGGGTTCGTCCAGCGCCACGCCGCCAGGGCACGAGCGGCTGACCTACCGCAACTTCTTTCCGGCCACGGCGCGCTGGCAGTTCACGGGCATTCGGCTGGCACGCGACCTCGGGTGAAGACGGCCAGCGCCCGGCGCTGACCGCCATCGACCTGTCGCGCTGGGGCGGGCATGACGATGTCGCCATGCGCTGTGAACCTGTTTGCTATTAAATATGTAGCTGTCAGCGCATATTCCACTAGCGCTTGGACGCAAAAAGCGGCTCTTCTAGCGAATGCTAGTGATGCACTCGATAAATGTTGTACTTCGAAATCGTCGTTTACAGACGTGCGGCGATTTCCATCACTACTATTCGCTAGAAGAGCCCAAAAAGCCTCAAAACTACGCTGAAGGGTGCCTGGCCATGCGCTTGGGAGGCGCATGGCCCTTTGCACATCAGACCTTGTCGAGTGCCTGCGCCAAGTCGGCCTGCAGGTCATCGATGTGCTCGATGCCGACCGACAGGCGCACCATGCCTTCGCTCACACCGGCCTTGGCCAGTTCTTCGGGGTTGAGCTGGCGGTGGGTGGTGGATGCTGGGTGCGTGGCCAGCGACTTCGCATCGCCAATGTTGACGAGGCGTGTGAAGAGTTGCAAAGCATCCAGGAAGCGCGCACCGGCCGCGCGCGGGTCTGCGTCGCTGTTCTTCACACTGAAGCTCAGGATGCCCGAGGCCTTGCCGCCCGACTGGCGCTGCACCACCGCGTGGTCGGGGTGGTCGGGCAGGCCCGCGTAGCGCACCCATTCCACCTTGGGGTGGCTCTGCAGGTACTTGGCAATGGCCAGCGTGTTGTCGCAGATGCGGTCCATGCGCAGGGCCAGGGTCTCGATGCCCTGCAGGATCAGGAACGCGCTTTGCGGCGACAGTGCCGCGCCCGTGTTGCGCAGCGGCACCACGCGCGCACGGCCGATGAAGGCGGCGGGGCCCAGGGCTTCGGTGTAGACCACGCCGTGGTAGCTCACATCGGGCTCGTTCAGTCGCGGGAAGCGCGCCTTGTGCTGCGCCCACGGAAACTTGCCGCTGTCCACAATCGCGCCGCCCACGCTGTTGCCGTGGCCGCCCAGGTACTTGGTGAGCGAGTGCACCACGATGTCGGCGCCGTGCTCGATGGGGCGCAGCAGGTAGGGGCTGGGCACGGTGTTGTCCACGATCAGCGGCACGCCGTGGTCATGCGCCACCTTGGCGATGGCAGCGATGTCGGTCACGTTGCCCAGCGGGTTGCCGATGGACTCGATGAAGATGGCCTTGGTGCGCGCATCGATGTGATGCGCAAAACTGGCCGGGTCGCGCGGGTCGGCAAAGCGGGTGGTGATGCCTTGCTGCGGCAGCGTGTGGGCAAACAGGTTGTAGGTGCCGCCATACAGCGTGCTGGCTGACACGATGTTGTCGCCCGCCTCGGCAATGGTCTGGATGGCGTAGGTGATAGCTGCCATGCCCGAGGCCACGGCCAGCGCGGCGATGCCGCCTTCGAGCGCCGCGACGCGCTTTTCAAGCACGTCGGTCGTGGGGTTCATGATGCGGGTGTAGATGTTGCCCGGCACCTTCAGGTCGAACAGGTCGGCGCCGTGCTGGGCGCTGTCAAACGCATAGGCCACCGTCTGGTAGATGGGCACGGCCACGGCCTTGGTGGTGGGGTCGGGGCTGTAGCCAGCGTGAACGGCCAGGGTCTCGATTTTCATGCAGCTTGTCTCTTTCGTTGAAGGGAAGGGAGTGGGGCAACCGGCCTCTACCCGTGCTGGGCGGAGCCGTATGTGCCGATGGCGCGGGCCATTCTGGCACCGCTGGCCCACGGCGTCATCGAATCGTTGGCTATGTGCTTATGACGTTCTTGCGTGCCGGGAGTGCCCTCAGGTCGCAGGCTCGTCCAGTGCGCTGTCGCTGGACTCTGGCGTGGTGCGCCGCTGTGGCTGGCTGCGTCGCCAGGCCTTCTCGATCTCGACCACCACCAGCACCACCAGCGCGGCGCCGATGCACAGCGCCAGCTCGCCCAGGCTCAGCGGCTCGGTGCGGAAGATGGGGTTGAGCCAGGGCACATAGATGGTCGCCAACTGCAGCGCAAAGGTCAGCAGCACGGCGCCCAGCAGCGGGCGGTTGCTCCACAGGCCCAGACGCCAGATGGGCTCGGACTCGGACCGGATGGCGATCACATGCGCCATCTGCGCCAGCGTGAGCACGGTGAACACCATGGTCTGCCAGTGCGCATGGCCGGTGTGCAGCGCCCAGGCCTGCACGGCCAGACACAGCCCGCCAATGAGCAGGCCCACGCCCAGGATGTGCTGCCACATGCCGTGGGCAAACAGGCTCTCGCGCGGCGCGCGGGGCGGGCGCTGCATGATGCCGCGCTCGGCCGGCTCGGCCGCCAGTGCCAGGCCCGGCAGGCCGTCAGTGACCAGGTTGACCCACAGGATGTGGATGGGCAGCAGCGGAATGGGCAACAGCAACAGTGGCGCAAGAAAGATGGTCCAGATCTCGCCCGAGTTGCCCGTCATGGCGTAGCGCACGAACTTGCGGATGTTGTCGTAGATGCGGCGGCCCTCGCGCACCGCCGCGACGATGGTGGCGAAGTTGTCGTCCAGCAGCACCAGGCTGGATGCCTCGCGTGCCACGTCGGTGCCGCCCTGTCCCATGGCCACGCCGATGTCGGCGCGTTTGAGCGCCGGGGCGTCGTTCACGCCATCGCCCGTCATGGCCACAAAATGGCCCTGGCCCTGCAGGGCCTCGACGATGCGGATCTTCTGCGCCGGGTCCACGCGGGCATAGACCTGCACCTGCTCTACCTTGGCCAGCAGCGCGGCATCGTCCAATGTGGCCAGGTCGGCGCCGGTCAGCACCGGAGCATCGGCACTGCGCACGATACCCAGCCGGTGCGCAATGGCGCGCGCGGTGGCGGGGTGGTCGCCCGTGATCATCACTGGCGTGATGCCCGCGCTGATGCAGTCGCGCACTGCGGCCTGGGCCTCGGGGCGGGGTGGGTCGATGAGGGCGATCAGGCCCAGCAGCTCCAGCTGGTTTTCCACCGCGTCGATGTCGTTGGTGTCGGGCAGGCGGGCGTGGCTGCGGCGGGCCAGGGCCAGTACGCGCAGGCCCTGGGCTGCGAGCTGCTGGGCAGTGCCGAGGACCTTGGCGGTGTCGAGTGCGGCTGCGCCTTCGGGCGTCCAGTGGGCGGTGCAGCGGGGCAGCACGGATTCGGGCGCGCCTTTGGTGTAGGCCACAAAGCCTTGCGCCGCACGGTGGAAGGTGGTCATGCGCTTGCGGTCGGAGTCAAAGGGCTGCTCCTGCACGCGGGGGCTGGCGGCGTCAAGCAGGGCCTTATCCAGCCCGCCCGCGTGGGCGGCCAGCACCAGCGCGGTTTCAGTGGGGTCGCCCAGCCACTGGGTGCCTGACTGACCATCTTCGGCCTTTGCCTGTAGCGTGGCGTCGTTGCACAGCGCGGCAGCGCGCAGGGCCTCGGCGTGGGCGGTGCCGGGCAGGGGGTCGCCAGGCACCCAGCGTACGCCGTGGGCCAGCAGCAGCTCGGCATGCATGCGGTTTTGGGTCAGGGTGCCGGTCTTGTCCGAGCAGATGGTGGTGACCGAGCCCAGCGTCTCCACCGACGGCAGGCGCCGCACCAGCGCGTGCACGGCCACCATGCGGCGCGCGCCCAGGGCCAGCAGCACGGTCACCACGGCGGGCAGGGCCTCGGGGATGGCGGCCACGGCCAGGCTGATGGCGGTGAGCGCCATCAGCAACGGGGCCTCGCCACGCAGCACGCCCACCACAAAGATCACCGCGCAGATGCCCAGCACCGCCATCGCGAGGCGCTTGCCAAAGGCCGCCAGGCGCAGTTGCAGCGGCGTGCTGCGGTCGCCGGTGTCAAGCAGCTTGGCGACCTTGCCCAGCTCGGTGTGCATGCCGGTGGCCACCACCAGCCCGCGTGCGCGGCCATGGGTGGCCGTGGTGCCCTTGAAGGCCATGTTGGTGCGGTCGCCCAGCGCGCCCACGTCTTCGGCCGCCAGGGCTTCGGTCTGTTTGGCCACGGTGACGGACTCGCCCGTGAGGGCCGATTCATCCACCTGCAGCTGCGCAATCTCGATGAGCCGCAGGTCGGCCGGGATCTGGTTGCCCGCCTCCAGCAGCACGATGTCGCCGGGCACCAGCTCAGTGGCGGGTAGGACCTGTACCATGCCGCCGCGCAGCACGGTGGCGTGCGCCGCCGCCAGTTGCCGCAATGCAGCCATGGCCTGGTCGGCGCGCCAGGCCTGCACAAAGCCGATGACGGCGTTGAGCACCACGATGACAAGGATCACCAGCGTGTCGGTGACCTCACCCACCAGCCCTGAGATGACCGCTGCGCCCAGCAGCACCAGCACCATGAAGTCTTTGAATTGGTCGGCCAGCAGACGCCACCAGGGGCGGTCTTGCGATGCGGCCAATTCGTTGGCGCCATGGGTGGTGCTGCGGCGCTGCGCTTCGTCGGCGTGCAGGCCCGCGTCAGGGTCGACGCCATGGGCCTGGGCGACGGCCTCGGTGGGGTGCAGGTGCGGCGCGGTGGTTGGGGACATGCGGCGATCGGTGAAACGGGCCGCATGCCCACGCAAGGACTTCTTTGCGTTGCCTTAGTGCGCGACTTGCGGCCGGGCTTTGTAGAACTGGAGCGGGGCTTCTGGCACCTGGTTCAGCACCTGGCGCTTGATCTTGCCCACCACGTGCATTTCACAGGGCTTGCAGTCAAAGCGCAAGGTTAGCTTCTCCTTGCCATTGATCAACATCAAGGGTTCGGCCTTGATGGTGCCCTGCACGCCCGTCACGCCCTTGGCCTGCTTGGGGCACAGGCTCATGGAAAAGCGCACGCAGTGCTTGGTGATCATGAGGCTGACTTCGCCTTCTTCTTCATGCGCCTCGTAGGCCGCAGCGATCACCTTCACGCCGTGGCGCACGTAGAAGTCATGGGCCTTGTGGTTGAACACATTGCCCAGGAAGGAGAGCGTGTCCTCGGGGTAGGGCACAGGGGGCTCCACCGGTGTCGCACGCGGCAGGCGGGCAAAGTTGCTGGCGCGGTTGGCCTCCAGGTCGGCCACGGCATCGCGGCGCAGCGCGTTGAGCACCGAGGCGGGCACAAACCACGGCTGCGACAACTGCAGTGCAATGTCGTGCACCGCAAACACCGTCGCGCCAAAGCGGCCCAGTTGCTCGCGCAGGCTGGCTTCGGCCTTGGTGGCATCGGTGGCGGGCTGGTGGGGCTGCTGCACGTCGGCACTGCCCACGTTGCCGTCTTCGTCGGTCAGCATCAGGCTGAAGCCTGTGGGCGTTTCGCTCAGGTGCGCCCACAGGCCGATGCGGCGGTCGCTGGACTTTTTCTCCAGCGTGCGCACCCAGTCCATGTCGCGGTTGCGGTTGACCTCGGTGCCCTTGCGCAGATCCTTGAAGCCTTCCATCGGGTCCTTGGGGTACACGCGCCACTGGCCCACGCTGCGGGCCGACACCGGCTCGGCCACGTTGATGGCCATGCCCACCAGCTCCTTGTGCAGGTCGTAGTAGCACAGGCCATCGCCGTTGTGCAGCACGGTGGCGGGGTCGCTCACTTCCAGCTCCACAAAGTCGGGGCCCACCTTGGTCACCCAGCCGATGGCCTGGCCGGGGTTCTTGGGGGTGTCGAAGGCGCCGATGTCTTCCTTGCGCCCGGTGACAAAGTAGTCGGTGAACTCGCGGTTGAAGTTCTGGAGCGGGTCGGGTTTGAATGTGAAAGTGGTGCGCCCGCTGGACGAGCGCGACAGCGGCCGGCCCTGCGCCTCGCGCTCTTCGATGATCTCGTCCAGCAGCGTGCGGTAGTGGGCGGTGATGTTCTTCACATAGCCCATGTCCTTGTAGCGCCCTTCGATCTTGAAGCTGCGCACGCCTGCGTCGATGAGAGCACGCAGGTTGTCGGACTGGTTGTTGTCCTTCATGCTCAGCACATGCTTGTCGTGCGCGATGAAGCGGCCTTGCGCATCCGTCACCTGGTAGGGCAGGCGGCAGGCCTGGCTGCAGTCGCCCCGGTTGGCGCTGCGGCCCGTTTGCGCATGGCTGATGTTGCACTGGCCGCTGTAGGCCACACACAGCGCTCCGTGGATGAAGAATTCAATGTTGGCGCGGCCGGGGGCATCCACCGGGCCCAGCGCCTTGTGCACGGCGGCAATCTGCTGCACCGTGAGCTCGCGCGCCAGCACGATTTGCGACAGGCCTGCGTCTTGCAGAAAACGCGCCTTTTCAGGCGTGCGGATGTCGGTTTGGGTGCTGGCGTGCAGCTGGATGGGGGGCAGGTCGATTTCGAGCAGGCCCATGTCCTGGATGATCAATGCGTCCGCGCCAGCCTCGTACACCTGCCAGGCCATCTGGCGCGCAGCCTCCAGCTCATCGTCGCGCAGGATGGTGTTGAGCGTGATGAAAATGCGGCTGTTGAAGCGGTGGGCGTGCTTCACCAGGCGCTCAATGTCCCGGATGTCATTGCCCGCGCTGGCCCGCGCGCCAAAGGCCGGGCCGCCGATGTAGACGGCATCGGCGCCGTGGTTGATGGCTTCAATGCCAATGTCTGCGTCGCGCGCAGGCGATAGCAGTTCGAGCTGGTGGGGCAGGAGGGACATGGGGCGTGATTATCCCAGCCTGGCTTGCCGGGCGGTGCGCGCCGGACGCATTAGCCCGGTTAATGCTGGAGCAAATTACTAAGTTTGCTTAGTAATTTTCCAGAAATGAGGGTTCGGGTGGCTACGATGCAGGGTTTGTTGTGTACAAGTTCGGTGCACAACAGACTGCTTTGACCGACCCAGGAGACTTTGTACTGTGCTGCGCCCCGTTTTCGCTTCTTCGCCCCTGTTCCGTATTTCTGCCCTGACCGCCCTTGCGCTGGCGGCCAACCTGGCCTCCGCCCAGGACGTGCAAACCGTCAAGATCGCCCACGCAGGCCCGGTGTCGGGCGGCATTGCCCACATCGGCAAGGACACGGAAAACGGCGTGCGCTTGGCCATTGACGACCTGAACGCCCAAAACCTCGTCATCGGTGGCAAGAAGATCAAGTTTGAAATCGCGGCCGAAGACGACGCGGGCGACCCGCGCCAGGCCACCGCCGTGGCGCAAAAGCTCTGCGACCAGAAGGTGGCGGGCGTGGTGGGCCACCTGCAGTCGGGCACGTCCATCCCCGCATCGGCCATCTACGCCAAGTGCGACCTGCCGCACATCACGGCCTCGGCCTCCAACCCCGACCTGACGAAGCCCGGCCACAAGACCACCTTCCGCCTGATCGCCAACGACAACGCGCTGGGCGCTGCGCTGGCGCTGTTTGGCGCGGAC
Above is a window of Acidovorax sp. KKS102 DNA encoding:
- a CDS encoding cation-translocating P-type ATPase, which produces MSPTTAPHLHPTEAVAQAHGVDPDAGLHADEAQRRSTTHGANELAASQDRPWWRLLADQFKDFMVLVLLGAAVISGLVGEVTDTLVILVIVVLNAVIGFVQAWRADQAMAALRQLAAAHATVLRGGMVQVLPATELVPGDIVLLEAGNQIPADLRLIEIAQLQVDESALTGESVTVAKQTEALAAEDVGALGDRTNMAFKGTTATHGRARGLVVATGMHTELGKVAKLLDTGDRSTPLQLRLAAFGKRLAMAVLGICAVIFVVGVLRGEAPLLMALTAISLAVAAIPEALPAVVTVLLALGARRMVAVHALVRRLPSVETLGSVTTICSDKTGTLTQNRMHAELLLAHGVRWVPGDPLPGTAHAEALRAAALCNDATLQAKAEDGQSGTQWLGDPTETALVLAAHAGGLDKALLDAASPRVQEQPFDSDRKRMTTFHRAAQGFVAYTKGAPESVLPRCTAHWTPEGAAALDTAKVLGTAQQLAAQGLRVLALARRSHARLPDTNDIDAVENQLELLGLIALIDPPRPEAQAAVRDCISAGITPVMITGDHPATARAIAHRLGIVRSADAPVLTGADLATLDDAALLAKVEQVQVYARVDPAQKIRIVEALQGQGHFVAMTGDGVNDAPALKRADIGVAMGQGGTDVAREASSLVLLDDNFATIVAAVREGRRIYDNIRKFVRYAMTGNSGEIWTIFLAPLLLLPIPLLPIHILWVNLVTDGLPGLALAAEPAERGIMQRPPRAPRESLFAHGMWQHILGVGLLIGGLCLAVQAWALHTGHAHWQTMVFTVLTLAQMAHVIAIRSESEPIWRLGLWSNRPLLGAVLLTFALQLATIYVPWLNPIFRTEPLSLGELALCIGAALVVLVVVEIEKAWRRSQPQRRTTPESSDSALDEPAT
- a CDS encoding U32 family peptidase, whose product is MSLLPHQLELLSPARDADIGIEAINHGADAVYIGGPAFGARASAGNDIRDIERLVKHAHRFNSRIFITLNTILRDDELEAARQMAWQVYEAGADALIIQDMGLLEIDLPPIQLHASTQTDIRTPEKARFLQDAGLSQIVLARELTVQQIAAVHKALGPVDAPGRANIEFFIHGALCVAYSGQCNISHAQTGRSANRGDCSQACRLPYQVTDAQGRFIAHDKHVLSMKDNNQSDNLRALIDAGVRSFKIEGRYKDMGYVKNITAHYRTLLDEIIEEREAQGRPLSRSSSGRTTFTFKPDPLQNFNREFTDYFVTGRKEDIGAFDTPKNPGQAIGWVTKVGPDFVELEVSDPATVLHNGDGLCYYDLHKELVGMAINVAEPVSARSVGQWRVYPKDPMEGFKDLRKGTEVNRNRDMDWVRTLEKKSSDRRIGLWAHLSETPTGFSLMLTDEDGNVGSADVQQPHQPATDATKAEASLREQLGRFGATVFAVHDIALQLSQPWFVPASVLNALRRDAVADLEANRASNFARLPRATPVEPPVPYPEDTLSFLGNVFNHKAHDFYVRHGVKVIAAAYEAHEEEGEVSLMITKHCVRFSMSLCPKQAKGVTGVQGTIKAEPLMLINGKEKLTLRFDCKPCEMHVVGKIKRQVLNQVPEAPLQFYKARPQVAH